Within the Miscanthus floridulus cultivar M001 chromosome 2, ASM1932011v1, whole genome shotgun sequence genome, the region TGAGGTTTGGTTATTGAAGAAGATAAACGGTAGGAGAGAAAGGAAATCGCGTGACGGGCTCAGTAAAAACGCGTGCTAATAAAGGTTATTCCTTACTTCCCACCTGCGTGCGTTAGAGGAGTGAGTATGGCTAGGTAGGGCCTCCGCCATacctagtttttttcatcatcttCTCCTCTTTTACATGTTAGTTTTCtctagtatttttcctatgtcttCACCATAAACTGAGCTAAGGAGCTTTATTAATATAGTTGTATCATCCTGTTCTCTTGAAGACTTAGGGCGTGTTTGGATCACGCCTAAGCTGCGTCTGCGCCAAAAACGCGGCGTCCGTTTCGGGCGCAGGACTTTTGGTAGCTTGTGGCATGCAAATGACTTGGCAAGCTGTGGCTGCGTTGCGGCACGCTGTAAGTCCAGCGACGAACCAAACCGCTGCCGAAGCTTGGGCGTGATAGTTGTGGCGAGCTGTGGCGCGGTGCGGCCGTCGTCCAAACACGCCCTTACACCCTTTTCCAATATGTTGACAAGTTTTGTGTACCTGGAGCAAGAGGTTGGGAAGATAAACGAGCGGCGGGGATGGGCCGGGTCGGTATTTGAATCACCGCCTTCGAATCGCTAAAACCCTCTCTCGCCTCTTGGCTGGCGGCCTCCTTCTCCCTCCCCTCGCGTCTGTGGCGGCTATCCCTTCACTCTCCTCGCCTCGtctccccctccccttccctagggtttatcctccaccaccacctaccCACCGCCTCTCCCCGCCATAGACAATAATTATCTTATCGAATTATTACATCGGCCTTGGATCCGATTCAGGAGCAGCCGTGTGGTGGTGGTAGCTGCGGCAGGCGTCTGTCCTAGATCGAATTGACCCGGAGGGAAGAAGCCATGGCGACAGTTGCTCCTGCCCCTACCGCTGCTGACCGTATCCTTGCTTCCTGTTCCTTTTTGTGGCGGGTTTGATCCGTGTTTAGGGCCTTGGAGCAGTGTTTTAGGAGGCGGTTTTTAGAAATATTTCTTTTTTGGTCACGCTTATATGGGGGGaaaacttttttatttgttttcagtAGGTAAACTGTATTGATTGAACTACGAGGTGCTTGCTTGAATTCCACGTGCTTCTTCCTTGATTCGTGAGTTTCAGAGACCACCAATCTCCTGCAGAAGCTGTCTCTGGAGAGCAAGGATGGCTCCGACGCTGCCAAGAAGGTATAGGCTGTCTAGGCTGTTTTGGGCCACTGTTTCGTTTTGCAGAATTATTCTTAACGGAAGGAGAAATTCACTGAGGATAAAAATTAATGATTTCCTAAATTGTATAATTCTAGCCTTCTGGGGTCCCATATGGATCTGCCCACGCTGGAGATGCACAGAGCGCTGCTTCGCAGGTGGACAGGTCGAtaacacctctactacaagaggCCATGGATCCTAACTTCTTCTACCAGCCCAATGCATATGCCTCTCCAGCTTATTACTTTCCTAGTGGTACATAAACCTGTGCTCCTTGTTGCCGCAGACCTTTGTAGGTAGCTAAGCTCAATAATGGCAATGTTTGATTCTTGTATGCTGCTTCTCAGGTTATGATGGCTCAGCCAATGAATGGGACTCAAGGTATTCTGGTCATGAAGGAATGGAGATGCCCCCTGTAAGTTAACATTTGTGTTGACTGTGCAATTATCTCAACTAGGTGTATTTTTGGGTTTAAGATACATTTGAATTATATGCGCTTCCACTTCCTCTAGAAATCTGAGAACAAATATAGTGGCATGTGTACACATTCAGATTGTGAACTATGAATTTTGGTGAATTCACTTATTTACTCTTGTGGATAACATAAGGGATGAAGTtgatactttcttttctgttgaaATAATGTAGCAGAGTGTGTTCGGAGACATGTACCATGGATATGGCTATGCTCCATATGGCCCATATCCTTCGGGTTCTCCTGTACCAAGTGTTGGGCATGATGGCCAGTCATATGGCTCTCAGCAATATCAGTACCCGACTCAATATTATCAGCAACCAACCCCAACAAACGCAAAACATGGTGTAAATGGTGCCAGTTCTCAACCTGAACTGCCCTCCATTGCCAGTCAGCAGGCACGAGTTTTGGTAGATGCAACAAAAGCAACTCCAAACACGAGTGCTAATGGTATGACGACTGCTCACAACAGTTCGCTGCCGCGTAAGCAAACCCACCTGAATGTATCAGTAGCAAACAATGGTTCATATGGAAGAGGACCTATGCAAGGTGGTGGACCTTCTGCAAGCAATTATGGTCACAGCGGTGTTCGTTCTCCAACTCAATGGTACGATGGTCCAGTTTACTCGAATGGGCATCAGATACCAACTGCTAGTTCCACATCTTACCGTTCCAATTCATCTTCTATGAAAAGTCAGAGCCAGCGTCCTACAACAAACCTCATGGTGTGTTCTCCAAACAAATCATTTTCATAATATTGTGTTGCAGAGTTTCTTTTTAAGTAATTAATTATGTCTGGCAATCAATGACATCTTAAGCTTGCTCTCACATACCATTTATAATGAATTGTACTGCCTTTCTTAAGACTGTGCACATACAAATGTGATGTGTTTGCGTATTTGGATTATTATGAGAAGTATGCAGTGTTCTTGAATAAAGCGTAGTTGTTGGTTTCATTTATTTCCAGGGTATACATGCACAGATGCCTTCTTCTGGAATGGGTCTGACCTCACCTAGCTATCCTTCTAGGATGTACCCGGACAACAGATTATATGGACAGTATGGTCAGTACGGGAATACACTGAAAAGCGGCCTTGGTTTTGGATCAAACATGTATAACTCGAGAAACAATGGGAGGTGGGGAGTCGTGGATACCAAATACAAGCCCAGAGGGCGTGCACCTTTTGGTTTTAGTGGTGAGAATCAAGATGGCTTTACCGAGCTGAACAGAGGACCAAGGTCTGGTGGTTTCAAGCACCAAAAACAATTTGGGCCTACTGTCACTATTGCTGTGAAGGGCCAGGCCCTCCCTTCAGTGGGGAAACAGAACAGTGCTCTTCCAGACAAAGGCCAGTTTAACCAGGAAGGATTTCCTTTAGCCTACAAGGATGCAAAGTTCTTTGTTATCAAATCATATAGTGAGGATGATGTGCACAAGAGTATAAAATACAATGTGTGGGCTAGCACACCTAATGGAAATAAGAAGCTGGATGCTGGGTACCGAGAGGCTCAGGAGAAATCCAGCGACTGCCCAGTGTTCTTGTTTTTCTCCGTAAGTCAGCATCTTTCCCTATTATTACTGTTCTCTTTGGCAGTCCCTTTTTGACCTTGAGCTTGTCCCTTAGGTGAACACAAGTGGTCAGTTTGTTGGTGTTGCTGAAATGGTTGGTCCTGTCGACTTTGATAAGACTGTGGAGTATTGGCAACAAGACAAGTGGAATGGTTGTTTTCCACTCAAGTGGCACATAGTCAAGGATGTGCCCAACAACATCTTGAAGCATATTACACTGGATAACAATGATAATAAGCCTGTGACAAACAGCCGTGACACACAAGAGGTATATTTCCTGAAAGTTACCTGGCTTAGATGCTTATTAAGTGATTAATTGCATCATGATGCAATGGGCTAAGGGTACTGTAAAGATAATGTTTTGGTTACTTTCTTTTCAGGATATTTAAAAATTTTACTGGTTTATCAGGGGGGGACTTTTAGCTAGATGGAACTGCAAAATATGATCTGTCTATTTCGTTGTTTACAGTCATGTATGACTATGCCATGACCCGAGGGGCCTTAGCGAGTCTGCATGACAACTCATAATGTTGTCTGGCCATTCACTTGGTTTCTGTTGAAGAGGGTGGTTGAAAATTTATGTGTCACTATGAATTGTTGATAATAAATATTGTTGGTCTTCTGAGAAACTTACTTATGATAGTGACCCTGTGCTGTCTATAATGCTGCAGGTTAAGCTGGAACAAGGTCTTGAAATGTTGAAGATTTTCAAAGAACATGTTACTAAAACATCAATTTTGGATGATTTTGCTTTTTACGAGAATCGCCAAAAGTTGATGCAGGAAAAGAGGGCAAAGCAGCAACTGCTTCAAGGCCAGGCAAGTATCTTTTCTTATTACAGTGTTCTGTGGTTCTGTATGGCTTAAATGATAGTCTCTGATGCCTTGTTTCTTCGCATTGTCCAGGGGGGCGATGTTTCTCAAGAGAAGGACAAGGATGCAACTAATGGCAAACCAGGGGCACAGAAACAGGCATTGAGCAAGGAAGGCACTCCTGCTGAGGCGGCGGCGAATGCCTCTAAACTTGTAGCTGAAAGTGGCATATCAAATGGCAACTAAGCATCATGTATACTGGTCGCCTATCGGTGCATATGCTGCAGGTTTTGTGGTATCTGCAAATCAAAACCTATTGATTCTGCCTGAATTATAGACTTCGTTTGGTACTGGAGTTCATGAGCTGGGGCTCATCATGGGAATGAACCAGATTTTACTTATTTTGTCTGTTCATTATTAGTTGTGTGACTGGTTTTTGGTGTCTTACCCGTGTTAGGCTTCTTACATACCCTGTGACACCGGGTTTGTTGTAGCCTTGCTTtttttgcctttttgttttagcTCTATTATTGTTAGCGAAGCAGCCGATTTCCTATACTTTGAACAACATTAAGGTAGATTTTTTTTGCGTGTTGCGGTACTGTGGAGAGTAATAAGACAAAAAAACTCTAGGTTTAAGCCATTTTATCCCCGTATTTTGTATAATTATATCTTGTTATTCATCCATTTTCagcctattcgctggttggtttctgggctgataagcccggctgatgctggttcgttgtgagaggaaaacactgttggttggctgataagccctgactgactACGGTGTTCACGTACACTATACAGCGTTCAGCGATCTCGGTTTGTGTGTTTGGAGGAGAATGTCTTAAAATTGGTGCGTAATAACTACCTTTAATCAAGTCTTCAAGTCACTGCGTCGTGCTTTGAACTCTTAAAATACGTTGTCCAATCACGGATGCTAAAGTTACAGGAGAAGGTATCTTGGGTTTGTGTGTTCACGCAGGTCATGTGGTAAGTTGTGAATGAATATagtttttctaaatacatagctttTAGTATGCACCTAAATATATATTATGTTAGAATGGCTTACAATTTAGAAAAGCGGAAGTATTAATATAAACTGGTACTACCGGATATTTCAAGAAAAGAGAATACGATCatggataaataaataaatgtaaCAAGTGCAACCTTGTTAGCACCATATCTCAAGGCGTTTTTCAACAAGTGGAACCTTGTTAGCACCATATCTCGAGGCATTTTTCGTAAGATCTCTGTTCCTAGGGGTTTTTAGCCTTTCGGATGAGAAAAACTTTGTGCCGGTTCTCCTTTCAGAGTTGACGACTTTTATGGATATTTTTCTTCCTTGGAATATGCGCACTCAGTTTATTAAGTCCTTAATTTGGCACTATACTTACATTTCCTAGATCAATTCTATTAATTTAATGGCGACATTCTTTGGTTTTGCATCTAACATTTGTTATGAAATTTGGAATTCATTTGATTCAAATGGAATAGGTTGAGCTAAACTCAACTAAATGAACAAAAGATAGCTACTCCCTCTGtctctgaataaatagattcctagagTTGTGCTAAgtcaaaaaatttaaactttgaccgaatttctagaaaaaacatcaagatttatgatatcaaactagtatcattagatgtaccatagaatatattttcataatgtactcattttatgtcatagatgttgttactcttttttataaagttagtcaaacttacaAAAGTTTGACTGGCACAGATTTtagaaattaatttatttagaaaCAGAGGAAATAACTTATTATAATTGGCTCGACAGAATCAAGTGACCACACGGCATGTACATTCACATCACCTTGCAACACGTTTGCTAGTTATATATAGTATTAAACTCATTTTGTTTGTATGGTCTTTCATTCAATTCCGGACTATATGAGTTAGAGCAACATACTTGGGCATCATGGAGAGTCTGATTCTGAAATAAATTGAAGTGCATGACACGGTCACCAATAAAACTTTAAACTTCTCGTGCACATATGAATTAGAGTGGCACACGTTCAAGCATATTGTGGAGTGTGACTGTAGGATGAATTGAAATGCATGACCGTGATCATTCTTGGGTCTGCAAATTGTCTAGATGACCGTATAATGATAAACATAATTTCCGTTGCAATGCACCGGCAACAAATTGGGTAAGGTGAGTTATTTTTTTTGAATTCTCAGTAACACTAAGCACTAGACTTAGGCAAATCTCCATACAAGAGTTCAGTTACAATTACAAACCCAGGGGTTGACTCATCAACATCCAAGAACACATGGTGTAAGGTGAGGTTGATCTGACGTCTGACGGTCGATGACTCCCTGATGGCCTGCTGCTTCCCTGAAAACGATTTGTTGGCCCGGTGACTATTGGGCCATGTTCCATTACCTTCAGCCCACTTCGTGAACTCCTTTTTTCCCCACGGCCTATCTTCTCGCGTATCGTGACCTCGCGCGGGTAGATTCGCCGCCGCCCACAGCCCACTCGGTCGCTGGGGCCTCCCcgcgccgtcgtcgccggccgCTCGAGCTTCCCTGTGCCGGTCCGCGCTTTCGCTCCCCAGCGCTTCCCCGAGTCGCTGCCTGCTTGCGTTTCCCCGAGCCAGCGGTCGAAGGTCGATTCAGCGCCCTCACCGGAGCTCGTCCACGCCCCCTTGGCCCTGCGCTCCCACACCTTCGCCGGAGACCGCCACGCTGTTCTCGAGCTCGTCCTCTCGGGAGACGGCGCTTCACGCCCTGCAAGCGGGACGACCCCGTCCCTTCGTTTTGTGCGGGCAGACCCGTCCCGCATCTACGGTGGATATTCGCCTGTGGGACGAGCCCATCCCACTTCTCCCCTCATCCAAACGCCAGTGAGAAGAGGGCCGTTCCGTCCCGTTACGGTGCGTCTCTCCACCCCTAGTTCCCCAAATCGAGGCATCGATCCATCGAACCCTGTCCGGAGACGCGGAATCCGGGAGCAATCGTAGACAGGCATGGCGATCGCTCGGACCGGCGTGTACGTCGACGACTACCTCGAGTGTTAGACTTACGCGCCCCTATTTCACGGATTATTGAGTTTGCTACCCCCCCTCCGATTGTTCGTCCGTACCAGTTTATTTTGTGTTTGGAATCGTGCAGACTCGAGCACCCTGGCCGGCGACCTGCAGAGGATTCTCTCCACCATGCGCGAGCTCGATGACAGGGCACATGGTGATGATTTCTTCCCCATTTCTGTTTTTCTAAGTATATACTCCCtcggttccaaattataagtcgctttgactttttttttatgCTACGTCCATTTTgttggtgtttaaattcaggggctaaagtttaggggtgtcacatcgggtgtcacgtgggagtgttcggatagtaataataaaacaaattacacaagtcctcagtaatccgtgagacaattttttaagcctaattaatctgtcatagcatatgttactgtagcaccacattctcaaattatggattaattaggcttaaaaaattcgtctcgcaaagtagttgcaatctgtgcaattagttattttttagtctatatttaatactccatgcatgtgtctaaacatccgatgtgatagggactaaattttaggaggactaaacaaggccataataatatgtttagatacatagcaaaatggatgaaccaaaaaagtcaaagcgacttataatttggaacggagggagtatataaggATACCAGTTCGAAATTTTGCATAGCTTATATGTTTGCTTGTTGTCCAAGTCAGACTAATTTAAATTTGACTAAGTTTgtagaaaatagtatcaacaaCTGAGCTATGAAAATATGTTACATGATGAATAAtgatacctatttgatgtcataaatcttaggGATACTAGTTTATTGTACAATTTTTGCTCAATTTAAATATGGTCTGCTTAGAACTGTAGCCACTCTTTTTGGGACGGAGTATGTAGACAATTTCTTTTAGTGTCAGTTGATGCTAAGTTGGCATTTTCGTGATGTGATGATGAGTGGATAATTGTTTTTGCCTATGCGATTTTGCGTTTCAGGCATTATGGGTCAGACCAAAGAACAGATAAAGTATATTCTGGGAGTATCATCCCATGGGTATGACAGGTCAAAcatggatgatgatgagtcaGAGAGGATGAAGAAGGACATTGAAGCTAGCCAGGACAATGCTCTGAATCTTTGCACCGAGAAAGTCTTACTGGCGCGCCAAGCTTATGACCTGGTACTGCTTCCTTCCTGTTGTTTCCCTGTGGTCCTAGGTTCAAGAAACTTATTGTATGAGTTCTTTTCAATTTTAAATGCTCACCTAGTGCAACAATAAATTTATTTCATATTTAATAACTATCTTAGTTGCTGTTTCGTTTCTATTCTACGGTCAGGTCCAACTTTTTTTTATCTGAAATCCAAAAAGCATTATGAGAGTATGCATTTGTAGTGTTATACAAACTTTAAACTAATTCTAGGGTCAAGTCTTTGCAGTCATTGATATGTTCTGAGTTGTAAGCTACTAGATAATGGTCAGCAAGATAATGGTCAGCAAGAAGAAATTGAATTTGAATGTGAAGAGCCTGATACGATTTATATTGTTTGATATGCCTCCATATATCTAAGATTAGATGTTTATATTAGAAGCCTAACAGGTGTTACGCCCACTTTAAGTAAAGAGATTTTGGTGAATGTGGATCAATCTAGAAATGAAATACCAACTTCTATAGTCTTACCATTTATTCAGTGTCACTGGCTTTGCGTGGATATCTAATCGCAAGCACCTTGTGCATTATTGTACAGATAGAGAGCCATATAAAACGCCTTGATGAAGACTTGGGCCAGTTTGCAGAAGATTTAAAGCATGGTATTAGCAATCGTGGCAGATGCTAGGCATTATTGTGGGCTGCCATCCTTAAATCTTCGTCAAacagatttttttttctattttaattGCAGAAGGGAAGATACCTTCAGATGAACCTACAGTCCTTCCTCTAGTTCCGGTGGTTAGCAGGGATGAGAAAAGGAGGTTTGGTTTTAGTACGCCTCAAGCATCAAAGAAATTTAGAGAGAGGGAATGGGACAGGGAAAGGGGTATGGACTTTGACTTAATGCCCCCTCCATGTAGCAGCAAGAAAGCAGGTACATCTATGGATGTGGATCAAACAATTGACCCAAATGAACCGACATACTGTATATGCCACCAGGTCAGTTTTGAAGATAATATGTGTTAATATTTCCTGAAACTTATTTGCATGAAACAATTTTTATGTCGCAATCACTTTCTGAATAAGATTTCTTTGTTATTGCTATTTCAGATTTCATATGGTGACATGATTGCTTGTGACAATGAGAATGTAAGCCATCTTGGTGCCAAATAATCATGCCTCATGAGTTATCTTTCAGAGTAAACTTATAGTTTCCTTTACGTATTAGTCTAATCAGAGGATAAGCTTTAGATCTTTGCTGTGATTTTAGGATTTCCTTTTTCCCATTTCAAACAACAGAATGTAGCATTCATTATGCTTTGTTGCAGCTTGACTGATAATCTATGATATTATCTTCCAGTTTGTAGTTTTCTTCTGTTGCCATTGTGCACAGCAAAAACAAAACCCTGTTCAATTGGTTTGCTTCATACATTGGCCATCTTACGTCGTTGAGCATTGCCAGTATTTGATGTTTGATAAACTGTTATTACTTATTATCAATGTATACACCTTCGAAGAAAGAAAATAGAGAAACAAATAATTCTTTGTAAACCAGTTAAAGAACCTACATGGTGTATCTGAATATTTTTTGTCAACAATTCATGGTCATATGCTTACATGCATGGTGTATGACTCTTTGTGATCATGCTAAAGCCTGCACTATAATAAGTATGATTTCCAAACATCATTACTAAAGAAAGGTTTCTGACGAACAAATGTTATGATTCGAATCCACAGTTGTGTTGAACCATCACATTAGAAACACCAAAGCTTGTTATGTTACAATACAAAATTTCTTTTTTGTGTGAGAGCAACCTCTCTCTTATAAATGCTAACTATTTCACCTTGATGCTACAGTGTGAAGGAGGTGAATGGTTCCATTACACGTGTGTGGGTCTGACACCAGAAACGAGATTCAAGGGGAAATGGTTTTGCCCAACATGCAGGAATCTTCAGTAAGAGGTTCTCCAAGTAGGTATGATGATGCTAGTAACCACTATCGATTTCCAGAAATCTGAATTTTATAAAACCGAGTCCTTTGTCAATATAGGACATAGTAATTTTTAAAACCATGTTAAGCCATTCCTTTTGTACAGCCTTTCCTCATTACAAAAGAAAATTGTCATTTAAATATTAGCTGTTCACATTAACTCCAAAGTTTTGTAATAGGTGCTAATGTAAGGTAAGGGGTTGGTCTTGGAGAGGCCTCTTGATCTctccttttactatttttttattaaatgaaatgacatgcagctctcctgcgttgttcgaaaaaaaaaactccaaaaTGCAGTGGCTCCTCAcatttttccatttctatttgcaCATATATATACTAATTTTCTTAAATGAAATGACACGTAGCTCTCCTTCGTTGTTTAGAGAAAAAACTCCAAAATGCATGGGGATTAGTGGTGCACTGACGAAGCTACCTACAGCTTGGTGGGGTGGCAGAATTAAACATGACTAGAGATTCTTCCCGTCGAGAAATTGCAATTATAAACTAGCATGCATCGTGCATATTATATTGTATATTGCAGACATGCATGATATTTACTGTGATTGCCAACAAAAGCTATTAGGGGAATGTTCTAAAAAACCAGaccaacctaggaggaactaTGTGGCATTTTATTATGAAGAAAATAGAGGCACCCAAATTCACATTTAGGAGGACTCGCACCCAAATTCGCATCTACACCCTTGACCAACTGAGCTCGGGCAGCTTAATATTAGGGGAGCGTTCTACAAGATCTCTTTTACAATcctaaaagggcgtacccagtgcagagagctcccgctctgtgcggggtctggggaagggtgtcagaggcaagtcttaccctcgcctgtgcaatgcgaggagaccgcgactttgaacccgggacctttcagtcacaagcggtaagactctaccgcttgcaccaggcccgcaaCATATTACTATTGAAAGCTAGAGAAGAAACCAATTGTTCCATGATCTTGTTTGAGGTGGCAAGCTGATAAACTTGTTTTTTCATTCCCTTTAGGAAACTCATTTTTCTCTCGTAACTAGTGCATCTTTGCTCAACAGCACCAAGGCCGTGGGCGCGAATGGAACCTGGAATAATCGTTTTGCTCAAAATGCAGGATCTTCAATCCGAGGTTGTCCTGTGTGAAGAACTTGTCACAACTTGGTCGCTcggag harbors:
- the LOC136518478 gene encoding YTH domain-containing protein ECT4-like isoform X2 yields the protein MATVAPAPTAADQTTNLLQKLSLESKDGSDAAKKPSGVPYGSAHAGDAQSAASQVDRSITPLLQEAMDPNFFYQPNAYASPAYYFPSGYDGSANEWDSRYSGHEGMEMPPSVFGDMYHGYGYAPYGPYPSGSPVPSVGHDGQSYGSQQYQYPTQYYQQPTPTNAKHGVNGASSQPELPSIASQQARVLVDATKATPNTSANGMTTAHNSSLPRKQTHLNVSVANNGSYGRGPMQGGGPSASNYGHSGVRSPTQWYDGPVYSNGHQIPTASSTSYRSNSSSMKSQSQRPTTNLMGIHAQMPSSGMGLTSPSYPSRMYPDNRLYGQYGQYGNTLKSGLGFGSNMYNSRNNGRWGVVDTKYKPRGRAPFGFSGENQDGFTELNRGPRSGGFKHQKQFGPTVTIAVKGQALPSVGKQNSALPDKGQFNQEGFPLAYKDAKFFVIKSYSEDDVHKSIKYNVWASTPNGNKKLDAGYREAQEKSSDCPVFLFFSVNTSGQFVGVAEMVGPVDFDKTVEYWQQDKWNGCFPLKWHIVKDVPNNILKHITLDNNDNKPVTNSRDTQEVKLEQGLEMLKIFKEHVTKTSILDDFAFYENRQKLMQEKRAKQQLLQGQGGDVSQEKDKDATNGKPGAQKQALSKEGTPAEAAANASKLVAESGISNGN
- the LOC136518478 gene encoding YTH domain-containing protein ECT4-like isoform X1 — its product is MATVAPAPTAADQTTNLLQKLSLESKDGSDAAKKPSGVPYGSAHAGDAQSAASQVDRSITPLLQEAMDPNFFYQPNAYASPAYYFPSGYDGSANEWDSRYSGHEGMEMPPQSVFGDMYHGYGYAPYGPYPSGSPVPSVGHDGQSYGSQQYQYPTQYYQQPTPTNAKHGVNGASSQPELPSIASQQARVLVDATKATPNTSANGMTTAHNSSLPRKQTHLNVSVANNGSYGRGPMQGGGPSASNYGHSGVRSPTQWYDGPVYSNGHQIPTASSTSYRSNSSSMKSQSQRPTTNLMGIHAQMPSSGMGLTSPSYPSRMYPDNRLYGQYGQYGNTLKSGLGFGSNMYNSRNNGRWGVVDTKYKPRGRAPFGFSGENQDGFTELNRGPRSGGFKHQKQFGPTVTIAVKGQALPSVGKQNSALPDKGQFNQEGFPLAYKDAKFFVIKSYSEDDVHKSIKYNVWASTPNGNKKLDAGYREAQEKSSDCPVFLFFSVNTSGQFVGVAEMVGPVDFDKTVEYWQQDKWNGCFPLKWHIVKDVPNNILKHITLDNNDNKPVTNSRDTQEVKLEQGLEMLKIFKEHVTKTSILDDFAFYENRQKLMQEKRAKQQLLQGQGGDVSQEKDKDATNGKPGAQKQALSKEGTPAEAAANASKLVAESGISNGN
- the LOC136518516 gene encoding PHD finger protein ING2-like; protein product: MAIARTGVYVDDYLEYSSTLAGDLQRILSTMRELDDRAHGIMGQTKEQIKYILGVSSHGYDRSNMDDDESERMKKDIEASQDNALNLCTEKVLLARQAYDLIESHIKRLDEDLGQFAEDLKHEGKIPSDEPTVLPLVPVVSRDEKRRFGFSTPQASKKFREREWDRERGMDFDLMPPPCSSKKAGTSMDVDQTIDPNEPTYCICHQISYGDMIACDNENCEGGEWFHYTCVGLTPETRFKGKWFCPTCRNLQ